One window of Enterobacter sp. RHBSTW-00175 genomic DNA carries:
- the hpaE gene encoding 5-carboxymethyl-2-hydroxymuconate semialdehyde dehydrogenase, with translation MKKINHWINGKNVAGSDYFHTTNPASGEVLAEVASGGEAEVNQAVAAAKEAFPKWANLPMKERARLMRRLGDLIDQNVPEIAAMETADTGLPIHQTKNVLIPRASHNFEFFAEVCQQMNGKTYPVDDTMLNYTLVQPVGVCALVSPWNVPFMTATWKVAPCLALGNTAVLKMSELSPLTADRLGELALEAGIPAGVLNVVQGYGATAGDALVRHHDVRAVSFTGGTATGRNIMKNAGLKKYSMELGGKSPVLIFEDADIERALDAALFTIFSINGERCTAGSRIFIQQSIYPEFVKRFAERANRLRVGDPTDPNTQVGALISQQHWEKVSGYIRLGIEEGATLLAGGPDKPTDLPAHLKGGNFLRPTVLADVNNRMRVAQEEIFGPVACLLPFKDEAEGLRLANDVEYGLASYIWTQDVSKVLRLARNIEAGMVFVNTQNVRDLRQPFGGVKASGTGREGGEYSFEVFAEMKNVCISMGNHPIPKWGV, from the coding sequence ATGAAAAAGATAAACCATTGGATCAACGGCAAAAACGTGGCGGGAAGTGACTACTTCCACACCACTAATCCAGCCTCTGGCGAAGTGCTGGCAGAAGTGGCCTCCGGCGGTGAAGCCGAGGTAAATCAGGCCGTTGCCGCCGCCAAAGAGGCGTTCCCGAAATGGGCCAACCTGCCGATGAAAGAGCGCGCGCGCCTGATGCGCCGCCTGGGCGATCTGATTGACCAGAACGTGCCTGAGATCGCTGCGATGGAAACCGCCGACACCGGTCTGCCCATCCACCAGACCAAAAACGTGCTGATCCCGCGCGCCTCGCACAACTTCGAGTTCTTCGCCGAAGTGTGCCAGCAGATGAACGGCAAAACCTACCCGGTCGATGACACCATGCTGAACTACACCCTGGTGCAGCCGGTGGGCGTGTGTGCGCTGGTATCGCCGTGGAACGTGCCGTTTATGACCGCCACCTGGAAAGTCGCGCCGTGTCTGGCGCTGGGCAATACCGCGGTACTGAAGATGTCTGAGCTTTCCCCGCTGACTGCCGACCGTCTGGGCGAGCTGGCGCTGGAAGCCGGTATTCCGGCGGGCGTGCTGAACGTGGTGCAGGGCTATGGCGCGACAGCGGGTGATGCGCTGGTGCGTCACCACGACGTGCGCGCCGTGTCATTCACCGGTGGTACCGCCACTGGTCGCAACATCATGAAAAATGCCGGGCTGAAAAAGTACTCGATGGAGCTCGGCGGCAAATCACCGGTACTGATTTTTGAAGATGCCGATATCGAGCGCGCGCTGGATGCCGCCCTGTTCACCATCTTCTCTATCAACGGCGAGCGTTGCACCGCGGGCTCGCGCATTTTCATTCAGCAGAGCATCTACCCGGAATTCGTCAAACGTTTCGCCGAGCGCGCCAACCGCCTGCGCGTGGGCGACCCAACCGATCCGAACACGCAGGTCGGTGCGCTGATTAGCCAGCAACACTGGGAAAAAGTCTCGGGTTATATCCGCCTTGGTATTGAAGAGGGTGCCACCCTGCTGGCGGGCGGGCCGGACAAACCCACTGACCTGCCTGCGCACCTGAAAGGCGGTAACTTCCTGCGCCCGACCGTGCTGGCCGATGTGAACAACCGGATGCGCGTGGCCCAGGAAGAGATCTTCGGGCCGGTGGCGTGCCTGCTGCCGTTTAAAGACGAAGCGGAAGGTCTGCGCCTGGCCAACGACGTGGAGTACGGTCTGGCGTCCTATATCTGGACCCAGGATGTGAGCAAAGTGCTGCGTCTGGCACGCAATATCGAAGCCGGCATGGTGTTTGTGAACACCCAGAACGTGCGCGACCTGCGCCAGCCGTTTGGCGGCGTGAAGGCCTCCGGCACCGGGCGCGAAGGTGGCGAGTACAGCTTTGAAGTGTTCGCCGAAATGAAAAACGTCTGTATCTCTATGGGCAACCATCCGATTCCAAAATGGGGGGTCTGA
- the hpaG gene encoding 4-hydroxyphenylacetate degradation bifunctional isomerase/decarboxylase: MKGTVFAVALNHQSQREAWREAFEKAPYNTPPKTAVWFIKPGNTVIRAGDPIPFPQGETVLSGATVALVVGKTARKVQAEDAAEYIAGYALANEVSLPEESFYRPAIKAKCRDGFCPLGELVAVDNVDNLTIITEINGREADHWNTANLQRSAAELLSALSEFATLNPGDAILLGTPQARVALRPGDRVRILAEGFPALENPVVNERDIAPAQGPHSHPTLFALGLNYADHASELDFKPPTEPLVFIKAPNTFNGDNQTSVRPDNVEYMHYEAELVVVIGKTAHKVSEAEAMDYVAGYTVCNDYAIRDYLENYYRPNLRVKSRDGLTPISPNIVPKAAIPDPHNLALRTFVNGELRQQGTTADLIFSIPFLIAYLSEFMTLQPGDMIATGTPKGLSDVVPRDEVVVEVEGVGRLVNRIVSEETTK; this comes from the coding sequence ATGAAAGGTACTGTTTTTGCCGTCGCGCTGAATCATCAAAGCCAGCGTGAAGCCTGGCGTGAAGCGTTTGAAAAAGCCCCCTATAACACCCCGCCGAAAACCGCCGTCTGGTTTATTAAACCGGGCAACACCGTTATTCGTGCCGGCGACCCCATCCCGTTCCCGCAAGGTGAAACGGTGTTAAGCGGGGCCACGGTCGCGCTGGTGGTGGGGAAAACCGCCCGCAAGGTGCAGGCTGAAGACGCGGCGGAGTACATCGCCGGATACGCACTCGCCAACGAAGTGAGCCTGCCGGAAGAGAGCTTCTACCGCCCGGCCATCAAAGCCAAATGCCGTGATGGCTTCTGCCCTCTGGGTGAGCTTGTCGCGGTTGATAACGTCGATAACCTGACCATCATTACCGAAATCAATGGCCGCGAAGCAGACCACTGGAACACCGCAAATTTACAGCGCAGCGCCGCCGAACTGCTCAGCGCCCTGAGCGAATTTGCCACCCTGAACCCTGGCGATGCCATTTTGCTCGGCACACCGCAGGCCCGCGTGGCGCTGCGTCCGGGCGATCGGGTGCGCATTCTGGCCGAAGGTTTCCCGGCGCTGGAAAACCCGGTCGTCAACGAACGCGATATCGCCCCTGCGCAAGGCCCACATTCACACCCCACGCTGTTTGCCCTGGGGCTGAACTACGCCGATCACGCCAGCGAGCTGGACTTCAAACCACCCACCGAGCCGCTGGTGTTTATCAAAGCCCCGAACACCTTTAACGGTGATAACCAGACGTCAGTCCGCCCGGACAACGTTGAATATATGCACTACGAAGCGGAGCTGGTGGTGGTCATTGGCAAAACCGCGCACAAGGTGAGTGAAGCCGAGGCGATGGACTATGTCGCGGGCTATACGGTCTGTAACGACTACGCCATCCGCGACTACCTCGAAAACTACTATCGCCCGAATCTGCGGGTGAAAAGCCGTGACGGGCTGACGCCGATTTCCCCCAACATCGTGCCGAAAGCAGCCATTCCCGACCCGCACAACCTGGCCTTGCGCACCTTCGTTAACGGCGAATTACGCCAGCAAGGCACCACGGCAGACCTGATCTTCAGCATCCCGTTCCTGATTGCGTACCTGAGCGAATTTATGACCCTGCAACCGGGGGACATGATTGCCACCGGCACGCCGAAAGGGCTTTCCGACGTGGTGCCTCGCGACGAAGTGGTGGTGGAAGTGGAAGGCGTGGGCCGCCTGGTGAACCGAATTGTCAGTGAGGAGACGACAAAATGA
- the hpaR gene encoding homoprotocatechuate degradation operon regulator HpaR codes for MHDSLTIALLQAREAAMSYFRPIVKRHNLTEQQWRIVRVLAEHPSMDFHDLAFRTCILRPSLTGILTRMERDGLVLRLKPVNDQRKLYVSLTKEGNALYEHAQAQVEEAYQQIEAEYTPEKMQQLTALLEEFIALGNRHIAERGEDE; via the coding sequence ATGCATGACTCATTAACCATCGCGTTATTACAGGCGCGGGAAGCGGCGATGTCTTACTTCCGCCCGATTGTGAAGCGGCATAACCTGACCGAACAGCAGTGGCGGATTGTGCGCGTGCTGGCCGAACATCCGTCGATGGATTTTCACGATCTGGCGTTTCGGACCTGCATTCTGCGCCCGAGCCTGACGGGCATTCTCACGCGCATGGAGCGCGACGGGCTGGTGCTACGCTTAAAGCCGGTGAACGACCAGCGCAAGCTGTACGTGTCACTGACCAAAGAGGGTAACGCGCTGTATGAACACGCCCAGGCGCAGGTGGAAGAGGCTTATCAGCAGATTGAGGCGGAATACACGCCGGAGAAAATGCAGCAGCTGACGGCGCTGCTGGAAGAGTTTATCGCGCTCGGCAACCGCCATATCGCCGAACGCGGGGAAGACGAGTAA
- a CDS encoding FAD/NAD(P)-binding oxidoreductase — protein MRTFDCEILVLGAGPAGLSAALAAARCGKSVIVLDDNPRPGGQIWRDGPQVSLPPRALRLRQAVAEQPAITLLNGARLIARPEPHSVVFETADSCGASRWQRLILCCGARELSLPFPGWTLPGVTGAGGLQAQIKHGLPLNGERVVIAGSGPLLLAVASTVKRAGGNIVAIIEQAPVSALARFAAGLWRWPEKLFQLGELFPAHYRPASQVIRARGEAHLQSVTVRHGGKNQEIACDRLAIGYGLVPNLEPGLIFGCATENQAIRVDASQRTSVEDIYAAGECTGFGGSELALAEGEIAGYIAADNPGKAEKALAARTRWQRFARALHATFALPESLKDVTTADTLLCRCEDVRCGDVQNAESWQAAKLASRCGMGACQGKTCATSARWLYGWPLPHPREPLSPARIDTLIHLAKPEG, from the coding sequence ATGCGCACGTTTGATTGCGAGATCCTTGTCCTCGGCGCAGGGCCAGCCGGGCTGTCTGCGGCACTGGCCGCCGCACGCTGCGGAAAATCGGTTATCGTCCTGGACGACAACCCGCGTCCTGGCGGACAAATCTGGCGCGATGGCCCGCAGGTTTCGCTGCCTCCGCGCGCCTTACGTCTGCGTCAGGCGGTGGCGGAACAGCCAGCCATTACGTTGCTTAACGGTGCCCGGCTGATTGCCCGCCCTGAACCGCATTCCGTGGTGTTTGAAACCGCAGACAGTTGCGGCGCGAGCCGCTGGCAGCGGCTGATTTTATGCTGCGGCGCACGGGAACTCTCCCTGCCGTTTCCTGGCTGGACGCTTCCTGGCGTAACGGGGGCCGGTGGGTTACAGGCGCAGATTAAACACGGCCTGCCGCTCAACGGCGAGCGGGTGGTCATCGCCGGTAGCGGGCCGCTGCTGCTGGCGGTTGCCAGTACGGTGAAACGTGCAGGCGGGAATATCGTTGCCATCATCGAACAAGCGCCGGTGAGCGCGCTGGCCCGGTTCGCGGCAGGGCTCTGGCGCTGGCCAGAAAAACTGTTCCAGCTCGGCGAGCTTTTTCCGGCCCACTATCGCCCGGCAAGCCAGGTTATCCGTGCCCGGGGAGAGGCACATCTTCAGTCCGTGACCGTACGCCACGGCGGGAAAAATCAGGAGATAGCCTGTGACAGGCTGGCTATCGGCTACGGACTGGTGCCCAATCTCGAGCCGGGGCTTATCTTCGGCTGCGCAACCGAAAATCAGGCTATCCGGGTCGATGCTTCTCAACGCACCAGCGTGGAGGATATCTATGCTGCGGGAGAATGCACCGGCTTTGGCGGCAGTGAGCTGGCACTGGCCGAAGGGGAAATTGCGGGCTATATCGCGGCGGATAACCCCGGGAAGGCAGAAAAAGCCCTCGCCGCCCGTACACGCTGGCAGCGTTTTGCCCGGGCGCTCCATGCCACATTCGCCTTACCGGAATCGCTAAAAGACGTTACCACTGCCGACACCCTGCTCTGCCGCTGCGAAGATGTACGCTGTGGCGATGTGCAAAATGCCGAAAGCTGGCAGGCGGCGAAGCTCGCCTCGCGCTGTGGCATGGGCGCCTGTCAGGGGAAAACCTGCGCCACCAGCGCCCGCTGGCTGTACGGCTGGCCGCTGCCGCACCCGCGCGAGCCACTTTCCCCCGCGCGAATCGACACGCTTATCCATCTGGCAAAGCCGGAGGGCTGA
- a CDS encoding (2Fe-2S)-binding protein, with protein sequence MTTLNLIIEGEPCDVPAGISIAAALALTGDSVTRRSVSGEPRAPFCGMGICQECRVTVNGLRVLACQTECQPDMVIERSQHAHV encoded by the coding sequence ATGACAACCCTGAACCTGATTATCGAAGGTGAACCCTGTGACGTTCCTGCAGGCATCAGCATCGCGGCGGCGCTGGCACTGACGGGCGATAGCGTAACGCGCCGTTCGGTCAGCGGTGAGCCGCGCGCCCCCTTCTGCGGCATGGGCATTTGCCAGGAGTGTCGCGTCACGGTGAATGGACTGCGGGTGCTGGCCTGCCAGACGGAATGCCAGCCCGATATGGTGATTGAGAGGAGCCAACATGCGCACGTTTGA
- a CDS encoding FAD-binding oxidoreductase, whose protein sequence is MTESDVIVIGAGIIGAACAWQLAKRGQRVTLVDDGNAGATAAGMGHLVCMDDDPAELTLSAWSLARWRELTPHMPESCAWRGCGTLWLAETPQELELAEEKQQRMAQYQVASDMQTRDQLATREPLLTSRLSGGLWVPGDGIVYAPNVARWFIEDADITHLRDRARAVDAPYVTLHSGKRLRAGTIVIACGLGANRLLDENWLRAKKGQLAITDRYGPLLSHQLVELGYGASAHSGGTSVAFNIQPRPTGQLLIGSSRQFDNTDREIDLPLLATMLARARHFLPSLESLNIIRCWSGFRAASADGNPLIGPHPTRPGVWLALGHEGLGVTTAPATAELLCAQILGERPPVFPDAWLPARLHKHEAIA, encoded by the coding sequence GTGACCGAAAGTGACGTCATTGTCATCGGTGCCGGGATCATCGGCGCCGCCTGCGCCTGGCAACTGGCAAAGCGCGGGCAGCGGGTCACGCTGGTAGACGACGGCAACGCGGGTGCAACGGCGGCAGGAATGGGTCATCTGGTGTGTATGGATGACGATCCCGCCGAACTGACCCTCTCAGCCTGGTCACTGGCGCGCTGGCGGGAACTGACGCCCCACATGCCGGAAAGCTGCGCCTGGCGCGGGTGCGGCACGCTGTGGCTGGCGGAAACGCCGCAGGAGCTTGAGCTGGCAGAGGAAAAGCAACAGCGGATGGCGCAATACCAGGTTGCCAGCGACATGCAGACCCGCGACCAGCTTGCCACACGTGAACCCCTGCTCACCTCCCGGCTCAGCGGCGGGCTGTGGGTACCCGGAGACGGAATTGTTTACGCGCCGAACGTCGCCCGCTGGTTTATTGAGGATGCTGATATCACGCATCTTCGTGACCGCGCCCGTGCAGTCGATGCCCCTTACGTCACCCTGCATAGCGGCAAACGCCTGCGGGCGGGCACCATCGTCATTGCCTGCGGGCTGGGTGCCAACAGGCTGCTGGATGAAAACTGGCTGCGGGCGAAAAAAGGCCAGCTGGCGATCACCGATCGCTACGGCCCGTTGCTCAGCCATCAGCTGGTCGAGTTGGGGTACGGTGCCAGCGCTCATTCGGGTGGCACGTCGGTGGCGTTTAATATCCAGCCGCGCCCGACCGGGCAACTGCTGATTGGCTCTTCCCGCCAGTTCGACAACACCGACCGCGAGATAGATCTGCCCCTTCTGGCAACCATGCTGGCGCGCGCGCGTCATTTTTTACCCTCGCTGGAGAGTCTGAATATCATCCGCTGCTGGAGCGGTTTTCGTGCCGCATCGGCAGACGGCAACCCGCTCATCGGCCCGCATCCCACGCGCCCGGGAGTCTGGCTGGCGCTGGGGCACGAAGGGCTGGGCGTCACCACCGCCCCCGCAACCGCCGAACTGCTCTGCGCACAGATCCTCGGCGAACGTCCGCCCGTTTTCCCGGATGCCTGGCTCCCCGCGCGGCTGCACAAACATGAGGCCATCGCATGA
- a CDS encoding 4-hydroxyproline epimerase yields the protein MTAQHSELRVIDSHTGGEPTRLVIDGFPDLGTGNMAERRDRFARDYDDWRKAIILEPRGNDVLVGALLCEPMSPQATAGVIFFNNSGFLNMCGHGTIGLIASLAWLGRIQPGKHLIETPVGDVTATLHADGSVSVENVPAYRWRKQVQVETTHGTVTGDIAWGGNWFFLVNDHPFAVIPDQIPQLTEYAWAIREGLERAGIRGEHDGIIDHIELFAEDDRANSRSFVLCPGKAWDRSPCGTGTSAKLACLAGDGKLRPGESWRQASIIGSEFTAHFVPQGSKIIPTIRGEAWVCGDNRLILNPDDPFRWGITL from the coding sequence ATGACAGCGCAGCACAGCGAACTGAGAGTAATTGACTCCCACACCGGCGGCGAACCAACCCGCCTGGTGATCGACGGTTTTCCGGATCTGGGCACAGGAAATATGGCCGAGCGCCGGGATCGCTTCGCCCGCGACTATGACGACTGGCGCAAAGCCATCATCCTTGAGCCGCGCGGTAACGATGTCCTGGTCGGTGCCCTGCTCTGCGAGCCCATGTCACCGCAGGCCACGGCGGGGGTAATCTTCTTCAACAACAGCGGTTTTCTGAACATGTGCGGCCACGGCACGATCGGCCTTATCGCCTCGCTGGCCTGGCTTGGCCGCATTCAGCCCGGTAAACATCTGATTGAAACCCCGGTGGGTGATGTGACCGCCACGCTGCACGCGGATGGCAGCGTTTCGGTAGAGAACGTCCCGGCGTATCGCTGGCGCAAACAGGTGCAGGTTGAAACCACACACGGCACGGTAACGGGCGATATCGCCTGGGGCGGGAACTGGTTCTTCCTCGTCAACGATCATCCGTTCGCCGTGATACCGGACCAGATCCCGCAGTTAACGGAGTATGCCTGGGCAATCCGGGAAGGGTTAGAACGTGCGGGCATTCGTGGCGAACATGACGGCATTATCGACCATATTGAACTCTTCGCAGAAGATGACCGGGCAAACAGCCGCAGCTTTGTGCTCTGCCCGGGTAAAGCCTGGGATCGCTCCCCCTGCGGCACCGGCACCAGCGCCAAGCTGGCCTGTCTGGCCGGGGACGGCAAACTCAGGCCCGGGGAAAGCTGGCGGCAGGCGAGCATTATCGGCAGCGAATTTACCGCCCATTTCGTGCCGCAGGGCAGCAAAATCATCCCGACGATCCGCGGAGAGGCGTGGGTCTGCGGCGATAACCGGTTGATCCTCAATCCTGACGATCCGTTCCGCTGGGGGATCACGTTGTGA
- a CDS encoding AraC family transcriptional regulator: MSCVIDDVLAPSPALEVAELSQICEGLARQRPDNIQTLLHAMALIAPLLNAIPNVVFFVKDVQARYLMVNMTLARRCGFKTVVSLLGKTSADVFPSALGQGYTEQDMRVLREGVTLRDQLEMHLYNGRERGWCLTQKLALRDAQGQVIGMAGISHDLQEAQARHPAWQRLAIVDEHIRNHYHRPIAMEELTALSGMSVAQIERYCKRIFHLTPRQMIHKVRLEKATELLAGDTPITDIALQCGYTDHSAFSRQFKAMTGSTPRDFRVTLAG; this comes from the coding sequence ATGTCCTGTGTTATTGATGATGTGCTGGCACCCTCGCCAGCGCTGGAAGTGGCTGAACTGAGCCAGATCTGTGAAGGGCTGGCGCGTCAGCGTCCGGACAATATTCAGACGTTGCTTCATGCAATGGCGTTGATTGCGCCGCTGCTGAATGCCATTCCTAATGTGGTGTTTTTTGTTAAAGACGTGCAGGCGCGCTATCTGATGGTCAATATGACCCTGGCCAGGCGCTGCGGGTTTAAGACGGTGGTTTCTCTGCTGGGGAAAACCTCTGCCGATGTTTTCCCTTCCGCGCTGGGGCAGGGCTATACCGAGCAGGATATGCGGGTGCTGCGCGAAGGCGTGACGCTGCGCGATCAGCTGGAGATGCATCTCTACAATGGCCGCGAGCGCGGCTGGTGTCTGACCCAGAAGCTGGCGCTGCGGGATGCCCAGGGTCAGGTGATCGGCATGGCGGGCATTTCGCACGACCTTCAGGAAGCGCAGGCGCGCCACCCGGCGTGGCAGCGGCTGGCGATCGTCGACGAGCATATTCGCAATCATTATCACCGGCCGATCGCGATGGAGGAGCTCACCGCGCTGAGCGGCATGTCGGTGGCGCAAATCGAACGCTACTGTAAGCGTATTTTTCACCTCACCCCGCGTCAGATGATCCACAAAGTCCGGCTGGAAAAAGCGACCGAATTGCTGGCGGGCGATACGCCGATTACCGATATTGCCCTGCAATGTGGCTATACCGATCACAGCGCTTTTAGCCGCCAGTTCAAGGCCATGACCGGCTCCACACCGCGTGATTTTCGCGTCACGCTGGCCGGGTAA
- a CDS encoding dihydrodipicolinate synthase family protein → MSKKAIHWSGVFPAVSTQFRRDYSVDLDATHAVMKNLVKDGVSGLVVCGSVGENTSLTTQEKLQIIEVAKDAAGGQIPVIAGVAEFTTAFAQKMAKEAERVGVDGIMVMPALVYSSKPHETAAHFRSVATATDLPIMVYNNPPIYKNDVTPDILATLTDCDNIVCFKDSSGDTSRFIDLRNSVGDRFVLFAGLDDVVVESIAVGAEGWISGMSNAFPREGETLFRLAKQQRYEEAMALYRWFMPLLHLDARPDLVQCIKLCEELLGRGSEITRPPRLALEGDTRAEVVAIVEKALATRPQLPDVGL, encoded by the coding sequence ATGAGCAAGAAAGCCATTCACTGGAGCGGTGTATTCCCGGCAGTCAGTACCCAGTTTCGTCGCGACTACTCTGTCGATCTGGATGCCACCCATGCGGTGATGAAAAACCTGGTCAAGGATGGTGTTTCCGGCCTGGTGGTGTGCGGCAGCGTGGGCGAGAACACCTCTCTGACCACGCAGGAAAAGCTGCAAATTATCGAAGTAGCGAAAGACGCTGCGGGTGGCCAGATCCCGGTTATTGCCGGTGTCGCCGAATTTACCACCGCCTTTGCGCAGAAGATGGCGAAAGAGGCCGAGCGTGTGGGTGTGGACGGCATTATGGTGATGCCCGCGCTGGTTTACTCTTCAAAACCGCATGAAACTGCGGCCCACTTCCGCAGCGTGGCAACCGCCACTGACCTGCCAATCATGGTCTACAACAACCCGCCAATCTACAAAAACGACGTGACGCCGGATATCCTGGCGACACTCACCGACTGCGACAACATCGTTTGCTTTAAAGACTCTTCCGGTGATACCAGCCGTTTTATCGACCTGCGTAATTCCGTTGGCGACCGCTTTGTGCTGTTCGCCGGGCTGGATGACGTGGTGGTTGAGAGCATCGCCGTGGGGGCGGAAGGCTGGATCTCCGGGATGTCGAACGCGTTCCCGCGCGAAGGGGAAACGTTATTCCGCCTGGCAAAACAGCAGCGCTATGAAGAAGCGATGGCGCTTTACCGCTGGTTTATGCCGCTGCTGCATCTGGATGCGCGCCCGGATCTGGTGCAGTGCATCAAACTCTGCGAGGAGCTGCTGGGCCGTGGTAGCGAGATTACCCGTCCGCCGCGCCTGGCGCTGGAAGGGGACACCCGTGCAGAAGTGGTAGCGATTGTCGAGAAGGCGCTGGCGACTCGCCCACAGCTGCCAGACGTCGGCCTTTAA